Genomic window (Equus asinus isolate D_3611 breed Donkey chromosome 8, EquAss-T2T_v2, whole genome shotgun sequence):
CTCAGTGGCCCTGGCATCCAGAAATGCCTGGCGCATTAACCACAGTGAGCGCTAACCGCAAACAACAGTGCAGAGCTCCAGGGCGCGCGGCTGAGCCCCAGCCTTGCCTCGTCTcgcacccctcccccaccacatcCCCAGCCTGGGGGGGGCCACCATCATCAAATCTGACCCTCGAACACCTCCAAGGGGATTCATTATCCTTCTTTAGGAGATAAGGCTTCTAAGGCTCAGACGTtagtcacctgcccaaggtcacccagtggGATGGTCAGGGGAGGAGAGGCCAGAATCCCAGCCCATCAGGCTCCTTCCCAACGTGTGTGGGCCAAGGCTTCAGGCAAAGGTATGCCCCCATATTCTACAGACCCCTCCCCTACTCCTGTCTCCTCTGCCACCTCCTTCTCTTTGCCTGGTCTACCCCAGAAGTGAACCTGGGCTATAGCAAGACACAAGAGAGCCACCCACCTCCCCAGACCCCACACCAGTCGAATGCCAGACAGCACAGAACCCCACTCTGCAGCTCAGCTGTGTGTACAACCCCATTAACAGCATCACCATGCCCTTCCTCTCCATGCTGCCTGTTCCCCAGAGCACATAGATCTTATAAGCTGGAACATTTCACTGGGCTGGAGCCAGGTGCAAACAGAGCGGTACTCACCCTCGTGGGGTACGCAGTACACAGGGCCTTCATCAGTGGTGtcgaaggaggagaaggaagcccGGGAGGACCACGATGGAGAGGGCTGCTCTAGCCCCGAGGGTGGCTCCAGGAAGCTGCAGTTGAGTGTGTTATCCAGGTCATGATGGGCTactggggaagaaggaaggcaCAGCTGCCCAGGGCCCCACCTGCCCCAGCCTGTGCCCGCCCTAGCCCTCCTGCCACAAATGGAGTGTCCAACACCAGCCCTACCCCAGGCTGTCAGTGGGACAGACAATTGAACAGGCTGAGTGACACTAGGCCAGGACAGGGGAATGGGTAGCAGTGAacccaggaaagagagagaagagagaacagcaTACTCAAAGATGCAAGGCTAGCTTATGCAAACCAGGGACCTGAAAAAGGTTGGGCTGAAGTGCTGGGAAAAGAGACAGGGCCGGAGAGAACACCTGGCTAGGGACCAGTCATCAGGGCCTCTAAGCCATGCTTCAGACCCTGCCTCATGGGCCCTGGGGAACCTTGGAGCATTTTTTTCAGCCCAAATGTGTAGTAGCAAGGCCACCCTTTGGCTCAGCACATCTCAGCAGGCTGCACCCCAATGCCTGGCCTCCACAGGTGCAGACCCCACAATCGGGGAATCACAGAGGCTGGCTGGCCTGTCCCCTTTCCACAGATAAGATGTGGAGTCCAGCCCCCACACCTGTGTCCACGCATCCCACTCTGCTGAGTAGGCCAAGGGGCTTTCTCAGCGCTCTCAATCTTTACCTCCCAGGAGActggcttcccctccccctcatCTTCTGAAACAAGTGGTCAGTGTAGACAGAGAGAAGCAGCACCTCCCCCAACCTGGAGTCTTGAGgtaggtggggggggggggggggcggggaccAGCCTGCCACCTTCACGGAAGGACCCAGGACACTGCAGGAGATCCGGGCAGGGGGCCGGGTCTTCTTCGTGTTGGCAAAGCTTTCCCATGCACAGGCGCCCCGCGTTCACCTGCAGCTCCCCACTAGGACTTAGAGTGTACTCCAGCAGACTGTGGAGGGCCTGCCCGACCCGGATGtccacacacccacaccacaccCCAGGTGCCATCACTCACACTCACCAAGACGGGCCCCAGCCTCCCACACATGCCCCACACCTGCCTGCACTCCCAGGACTCCTGCTTTCCTCCCCGGGCTCGCCTGAGTCAGCATcgcccctttccttctctctggtcGCACCTCCCCAGGCCCACCCGTATCCACACTCGAGGCCCCGCATTTCCTACACCGATCCCTTCCCACCCATTTCCCAGCAGCCTTCTGCGTAGAGAGGTGTTCCACCAGAGACCCCGTGCTGGCATCCTTACCTACCACCTTGGGCAGCTTCTGCCTGCGGAGCGGGATCCGGGGCAGCTTCATGCTAATACGGCTGAAGCGCCCGCAAAGTCGCTGCGGCGCCTTCTTCCTCCCAAACTTGAGCTCCCTGAGGGGTCGGGGGCCTGAATGAGGGGGCGGGGCTTGGGCGGGGCCTGGAGAGGGCGGTCCGATCTTGGCGCGAGCCAAAACACGGGAGGGCGGAGCCTGAGCTAAAGATAGGCAGGGGTACGCCctaggggcggggcctgggcatGGGCCAGGGGCAGGGTGGGCGGCGCGCCAGACACTGTGCGGTCTGAACTCAGTAGGGAGCAGGATGGCATCCGGGCTCACCGGCGTGCAGGGTCCTTGCCGCGGCAAGCGCAGCAGCAGCCGAGCAGCGAGAGCAGCAGGCCGAGGAGCAGGGCAAGCAGCGCGCCCGCGCCCATCACGCCCTTGCGCTGGTTGGTCTCTGTTGGGAGGAAGGGGTTAGCGCGGATGCCGGCACACCCGCACCCGCCTCCAACCGGACGCTtcccccacccactcacccaggCGGCAGGCACCAGTGACCGGGTCGCACGAGTCCTCGTGGCAGCTGCAGGCTTGGGCGCAGTCCACACCATGGAGCCCGGGCGGGCACGTCAGGTTACAGCTGCCGGAGCGCGGGGTCAGGGAGGGCCACAGCGGCCCTCGGTGACGCGTCCCGCCCTCGCCCCCGTGGCCAGCCAGCCGCGGTCCTGGAGCCGGTTCTCCAGCTCCATTCTCTAGGGATTGATGCTGCCcgccgccccccctcccccaattcTGGCACATACTGGGCGACCGATGTGTTGGAAATGAATGTGTGCACGGGACAGGGTCTGGGGACAGTATCCACGGCCACCCGGCCGCAGTGCCCATTTGCCCTGACTCTCGTATGAATGGGAAAAGGGGCTACCAGGCCAGGCCCTTGTCTCTAAGTGGAGGTCCCTGGTCGCTCTACACCAGCTCGGGGTCTCCTCAGCCCTGCAGTCCTCAGGAGCCTCGGACCACAGGCTGAACTGATCGCCAGGTCCCGCTCGGAGCCCCGGCTCCACATCAGGGCAGGAAACTGCCCCAAAAAGCCTGTTGTCACGCCCTCAGCGGCAGCACCTGGGGTCTGGCTGAAGCCCTGAGTGGGGTGCGTACCCTCCAACCCCTTTGGATCCCCGGACACTCACTGGGGCCCGTGGACGCCGGGGCTGCACAGGCAACGCCCCGACTGGAAGTCGCAGTGGCCGCTGCCGCAGTCGGCGCACACGAATGCACAGTCCTCGCCGTACGTGCCATTGCTGCACTTGGTCTCGCACCTAGGAACGCGGGGAGGGGGCGTCCGCGGAAATGGGGGCAAACGAACCCAAAGCCCATAGTGCCCTCTGCGGGAGGCATGTGGGTGGAAGCAGGGCTGGGGGACTGCGTGTCGGGGGCTGATTCGGGCTTGGGCTGCTCACCGGTCGCCGATCCAGCCCGCGTTGCAGCGCGTGCACTTGCCGGTGACGTGGTTGCAGGCATGCCCGTCGCGGCAGGGCGGGCAGCGGTGACCGCAGCCCTCGCCGTAGAAGCCGGTGGCGCACGGCTGGTCGCACTTGGTACCGTTCCAGCCTGGCTCGCACGTCAGGCAGCGGCCCTCGGCCACCGTGCATGGCTGCTGGCCCTTGCACTGGCCGCATCTGGGGAAGGGGCGGGAGGCTAGGCGTGGCCCGGAGCCGCCTCACCCCCGCCCCCTTCGGGGGCCCgccctttttcctccctcctccccggcTGGGGGCCCGCGCTTACCGGCGGCGGCAGCCCAGGCCGTAGAAGCCGGCAGGGCACGGCTCCCGGCAGTACTTGCCGCGGTAGCCCGGCTCGCAGGCGCACGTGCCGTCCACAGGGTGGCAGCGGCCGCGGAAGCACTGGCAGTAGCGCTCGCAGCGCGCGCCGAACGTGCGCTCGCGGCACTGGCAGCGGCCGCTCTGTTGCTCACACGGCGACGTGTTGCAGGCGCACTGATTATTGCAGCTGCGGCCCCACCAGCCTGCGTGGCACAGGCACGCGCCCGTCTGTGGGTCGCAGCGCGACGTAGCGCTGCAGTAGCACGCGCTGGCGCACTGCGCGCCCCACCAGCCAGGCTCGCAGCGACACGCGCCGCTCCGCGGGTGACACGCGCCGTGCTGGCATTGGCACGCATGCTCGCAGCGTGCGCCCCAGCGCCGCGCGTGACACGTACACTGGCCGGTCACATCCTCACACTGCCCGTGTGGGTGGCAGATACACAGTTCCTTGCAGTCGGGGCCCCAGAACTGGCGCGGGCACTCTGCAGGAGCGAGCGGAGAGGGTGGGAGGCCCGGGCGCTCGCCAGGGAGCCCAGACCCAATCTGAACCCGCCCGGGTCCTGCCCCTCGCCTTTGGGGACCCGCCCCCAAACTGCATCCAGTTCGCAGATCAGACCCCGCCCTACTCACAGGCCCCGCCCATCTCTCTAGGATCCCACTCCACCGCCCAGAGCCCGCCCGAATCCGTGCTCACTGGTGTCGCAGTTGGCACCGAAGTAGCCATGGCGGCAGCGGCACTCGCCTGGCCGCACGCACACCTCGTTCTCCGAGCACGTGGAGTTGCCTTCGCACACCGCTGCGGATGAGACGAGCCCAAGCTACCGCGTGTCCAGCCCCCACACTATCCCCTCCTCTCcgtgcccccaccccctgcccaggtCCCCAAAATGCCTCACTCACCGATCCCACACTCGTCCCCCTGCTGCCTCCAGCCGGCGCAGCACGTGGGCTCCTGGGAGctgcaggcagagagagggagcctGAGCCCCAATCCCCGTACTCGCTGGGGCTCCCCAGCAACCTGTGCCCTGGCCTCAGGAGGTGCTTAAGGAGGCCTCACTGTGTACTGCGTACTGTTGTAGGTTCGGGAGATTCCCAGTGAATGAGAAAGACACAAATGCCAGCCCTTGGGGAGCGGACACTGGGAAGCACAGAGGGCAGACCACCAACAGATCTAACCTCCAAGAAATTCCCAGTTCCCTCTACAAGGGaccttcccacccctccccatcccactaactgctctgtgccctcctcccacatCCACTAGACCGCATATGTGCCAGGACTGGCAGCAGtgaggtggggggctggggaggggtcccTGGGCCTAGAGGACCTGCTCAAGCATGGAGGTCTAGGGTATccccgggggtgggggctgggccagTTGGGTGTTAGGGATCCAGATGTGACATGACCTGGACAGCGCCAGGACTGGCTGGGCGAGACAGGCACAGCTGGATGCCCAGTGGGGCTAAGTGCCAAGGCAGATGGGCAGCCTCTCAGTGAGGGGGGGTGTGGCCACAGTGAGGTGTCTACCCGGTGGAGGGGCCTTCTGGAGGGAAGGGCACATCCGGGGAGTCCTCCAGGAGAGTAAGGAAAGTAAGACTGTGAGGGCTCCAGGGCACTGGGGCAAGTtgtggggtggaggaaggagataGTACAGCATCTATTTATACTTCCATAAAACCTTACTTAATTTTATTTGGCTTTAAAAGGTACAAGATGTTACCGCAGTAGGAGGTAAATAATTTATAACTGTCACATATCGGAGTGGTACAGCCTCCAAAACCCTGGGCTGATGGGGTGTGTGGGCACAAAGGTTTGGAGGCCCTGCCCATGTGAAGCCATAACCACTAGAGAGGGTGCATGAGGGTGAGCCGGGGTGTGCCCACACTCAGGGACAAAAGAGGCTGAGAAGGGACAGACTCTCAGGCTGCAGCTTCATACAGTCCCATAATTCCTAGAAAACATTCACACAAATCCTAAAGGCACATTGCAACCATTCACACTTTAGAGAAAAGGAGTGTGCTTCTTCAGAGGATCTGAATCTAGAACCTGGATGTggtggtgggaggaggtgggaagggggcCTGAGGACCCTGGTGGAGTGGGACAGGCTGGGAAGGGAAAGGCTGCAGCTGCCTCACCTCATGCCCCTCAGAAGATGCCCCCAACCATTCCTCAGCTGGGGAGCATTGCTACACCCTAGATAGGCCCCAGGGCCCAACCGCACAGAAAGAGCTTGGTTCTCCCTCAGGCCAAAGATGTGGGACCTGTGGAACACAACCCATAAAATCTCAGACAGCAGGGAATGGGCCCAGCttcttttccacaaagaaaactggaaagcagACACAGGGACACAAGGCAGTCCTGACTTTTCCTACCCCCCATTGTCTCcacccacccagccctgcccagggctgctaGGTGCCCGGCTGTAGGTAGACCCAGGGCTGCTGGCCATCCCCTTTCTGCCTTTTCCGCCTGTTCTGAACCCAGGTCCCTGGGTGGAGAGCCTCTGCAGGTGTCCCTCCTGCAGGCAGCCTTGCCAGATGGCCTGCTGGGATGGCCC
Coding sequences:
- the SCARF2 gene encoding scavenger receptor class F member 2 isoform X1; this translates as MEGAGPWGAGPARRRGAEGPPPPLLLPLLLLWLLPGSVAPQELNPRGRNVCRAPGSHIFGLRENQALSVRLGPGAYLGCSNAPQLRNGWGHLLRGMSSQEPTCCAGWRQQGDECGIAVCEGNSTCSENEVCVRPGECRCRHGYFGANCDTKCPRQFWGPDCKELCICHPHGQCEDVTGQCTCHARRWGARCEHACQCQHGACHPRSGACRCEPGWWGAQCASACYCSATSRCDPQTGACLCHAGWWGRSCNNQCACNTSPCEQQSGRCQCRERTFGARCERYCQCFRGRCHPVDGTCACEPGYRGKYCREPCPAGFYGLGCRRRCGQCKGQQPCTVAEGRCLTCEPGWNGTKCDQPCATGFYGEGCGHRCPPCRDGHACNHVTGKCTRCNAGWIGDRCETKCSNGTYGEDCAFVCADCGSGHCDFQSGRCLCSPGVHGPHCNLTCPPGLHGVDCAQACSCHEDSCDPVTGACRLETNQRKGVMGAGALLALLLGLLLSLLGCCCACRGKDPARRELKFGRKKAPQRLCGRFSRISMKLPRIPLRRQKLPKVVVAHHDLDNTLNCSFLEPPSGLEQPSPSWSSRASFSSFDTTDEGPVYCVPHEEAPTESRDLEAPTAPAEALAPSPAPASAEEATPLPASSDSERSASSVEGPGGALYARVARREARPARARGEAGGLSLSPSPERRKPPPPDPATKPKVSWIHGKHGAAAAARAPSPPPSGLEATPSPSKRKRTPSDTSARPEEPGSPRARDVMPRPPGLAEEGPAVAAPSPPRARARGRGPGLSEPTDAGGPPRSAPEAASLLAAELRDKTRSLGRAEGLPGAQGPREKPAPPQKAKRSVLPASPARAPRASEAPGPEKAAACAPVPDTPRKKTPIQKPPRKKSREAAGELGRASAPTL
- the SCARF2 gene encoding scavenger receptor class F member 2 isoform X2, whose product is MEGAGPWGAGPARRRGAEGPPPPLLLPLLLLWLLPGSVAPQELNPRGRNVCRAPGSHIFGLRENQALSVRLGPGAYLGCSNAPQLRNGWGHLLRGMSSQEPTCCAGWRQQGDECGIAVCEGNSTCSENEVCVRPGECRCRHGYFGANCDTKCPRQFWGPDCKELCICHPHGQCEDVTGQCTCHARRWGARCEHACQCQHGACHPRSGACRCEPGWWGAQCASACYCSATSRCDPQTGACLCHAGWWGRSCNNQCACNTSPCEQQSGRCQCRERTFGARCERYCQCFRGRCHPVDGTCACEPGYRGKYCREPCPAGFYGLGCRRRCGQCKGQQPCTVAEGRCLTCEPGWNGTKCDQPCATGFYGEGCGHRCPPCRDGHACNHVTGKCTRCNAGWIGDRCETKCSNGTYGEDCAFVCADCGSGHCDFQSGRCLCSPGVHGPHCNLTCPPGLHGVDCAQACSCHEDSCDPVTGACRLETNQRKGVMGAGALLALLLGLLLSLLGCCCACRGKDPARRELKFGRKKAPQRLCGRFSRISMKLPRIPLRRQKLPKVVAHHDLDNTLNCSFLEPPSGLEQPSPSWSSRASFSSFDTTDEGPVYCVPHEEAPTESRDLEAPTAPAEALAPSPAPASAEEATPLPASSDSERSASSVEGPGGALYARVARREARPARARGEAGGLSLSPSPERRKPPPPDPATKPKVSWIHGKHGAAAAARAPSPPPSGLEATPSPSKRKRTPSDTSARPEEPGSPRARDVMPRPPGLAEEGPAVAAPSPPRARARGRGPGLSEPTDAGGPPRSAPEAASLLAAELRDKTRSLGRAEGLPGAQGPREKPAPPQKAKRSVLPASPARAPRASEAPGPEKAAACAPVPDTPRKKTPIQKPPRKKSREAAGELGRASAPTL
- the SCARF2 gene encoding scavenger receptor class F member 2 isoform X3 gives rise to the protein MEGAGPWGAGPARRRGAEGPPPPLLLPLLLLWLLPGSVAPQELNPRGRNVCRAPGSQEPTCCAGWRQQGDECGIAVCEGNSTCSENEVCVRPGECRCRHGYFGANCDTKCPRQFWGPDCKELCICHPHGQCEDVTGQCTCHARRWGARCEHACQCQHGACHPRSGACRCEPGWWGAQCASACYCSATSRCDPQTGACLCHAGWWGRSCNNQCACNTSPCEQQSGRCQCRERTFGARCERYCQCFRGRCHPVDGTCACEPGYRGKYCREPCPAGFYGLGCRRRCGQCKGQQPCTVAEGRCLTCEPGWNGTKCDQPCATGFYGEGCGHRCPPCRDGHACNHVTGKCTRCNAGWIGDRCETKCSNGTYGEDCAFVCADCGSGHCDFQSGRCLCSPGVHGPHCNLTCPPGLHGVDCAQACSCHEDSCDPVTGACRLETNQRKGVMGAGALLALLLGLLLSLLGCCCACRGKDPARRELKFGRKKAPQRLCGRFSRISMKLPRIPLRRQKLPKVVVAHHDLDNTLNCSFLEPPSGLEQPSPSWSSRASFSSFDTTDEGPVYCVPHEEAPTESRDLEAPTAPAEALAPSPAPASAEEATPLPASSDSERSASSVEGPGGALYARVARREARPARARGEAGGLSLSPSPERRKPPPPDPATKPKVSWIHGKHGAAAAARAPSPPPSGLEATPSPSKRKRTPSDTSARPEEPGSPRARDVMPRPPGLAEEGPAVAAPSPPRARARGRGPGLSEPTDAGGPPRSAPEAASLLAAELRDKTRSLGRAEGLPGAQGPREKPAPPQKAKRSVLPASPARAPRASEAPGPEKAAACAPVPDTPRKKTPIQKPPRKKSREAAGELGRASAPTL